In the genome of Ferrovibrio terrae, the window ACCCTGCTGGGTTTCTTCCGCGGCGGCCTTCCAGATGCGGTCTTCCAGGCCCTTGATCTCGGACTGCAGGAAGCTCTTCACCTTCGGGTCGAGGCGATCCCAGGTCTTCACGTTCACGCCATGCATGACATGGCTCCAGCCCAGCGGCAGGGCATAGATATGCGTCGCCACTTCATACCATTTGGCCGAATTGCCCGACAGCGTGCCGGTGATGGCGCAATCGACCACCTTGTTCTGCAACGCCGGCACCACTTCGTTGAAGGCCAGTGTCACGCCGGTGCCGCCGAAGGCCTCGACGAATTCGGCCAGCGTGCGGTTACCGGTGCGCACCTTCTTGCCCTTCAGATCGGCCAGGCCCTTGATGTCACCGTTGCAGAACAGCACCTGGGCCGAATAGGGCCAGATGCCGAGCACCTGCACGCCGAAACGCTCGCGGTAAAACTTGTCATAGACCGGCTTGTAGGCATCGGACACCTTGCGGGCCATCTCGACATCCGGCGACAGGCCGGCGAGATCGACGGCTTCGTTGCGCGCGTCATCGGCGGCGACATAACCCAGCACGGTGGAGCCGAAGTCGATCACGCCCAGACGCATCAGGCGGAAGATTTCCGCACCCTTCAGGCCCATTTCGTTGAACGGCGTGATTTCCGCGGTGACGGCGCCCTTGGACTTCTCGCTGATTTCCTTGGTCCAGAACGGCTGCTCGTATTCCTTGTACTGGGTCAGATTGCCCCAGGCGCCGACCACTTTCAGCGGCGTCTTCGGCAGGTCCTGCGCCAGAGCCATACCGCTCAGCCCCATCGCAACGGCGCCGGCAAGCGCCAGCGTCTTGATCATGGATTTCATCTCTTCCCTCCGGTTGTGAATTGCAGATTTACAGGATCGCCAGGCGACTGTTCTTCAGATCGGTCACCAGCATGTGGCCCGGCGCATGGGTGATGCAGAAATCCGGTTTCACGGTGGCGATCACCGACTGGGGCGTGACGCCACAGGCCCAGAAGACCGGCAGTTCGTCGGCCTTCACCTCGACCGGGTCGCCGTAGTCGGGCTTCGCGATATCCTTGATGCCCAGCAGCTCGGGCTTGCCCAGATGCACCGGCGCGCCATGCACGGCCGGGAAACGCGAGGTGATCTGCACCGCGCGGATCGCGTCGGCGGGTTTGAGCGGGCGCATGGAAACCACCAGCGGGCCATGGAAGGGCCCGGCCGGCACGGTGTCGATGTTGGTGCGATACATGGGCACATTGGTGCCGGCACTGATGTGGCGCAGGTCGATGCCATCCTCGACCAGCGCTTCTTCAAATGAAAACGAGCAGCCGATCAGGAACGCTACTAGGTCGTCGCGCCACACGGCCTTCAGGTCGGGCACTTCCTCGACCAGCTTGCCGTCGCGCCAGACGCGATAGAGCGGCAGGTCGGTACGGATATCGAGGTCCTCGGCCAGCGCCGGGATCCGCGGATCGCCCGGCTCAGAGGCACCGATCAGCGGGCAGGGTTTGGGATTGAACTGGCAGAAGCGGAAGAAGTCGTCCGCCAGCGCCTTGGGCAGGATGGCCAAGTTGCCCTGCACGAAACCCGGGGCAATACCGGCGGTCTGGCCGCGATGTTCGCCGCTGCGAATGGCCAGCCGGGCCTCGCGGCCGCTGCCATAAATCTTACCCGACGCCATTGCGTTCATTCCGTCCTCCACTCTGCGGGTATCGCATCATGACGGATGGATGACTGTCCAATCGCGAGTTCGCATGGTGACCCATAAGAATTTCTTATGGGTCAAAAATCATACGACCGGAGATTACTTCTGCCTCTTTTCGCGCCGACGTGCTTCCGCCTGCGCCATCTCGCGCGCAATCTCGGTCACCGCTTCGGCCAGATAGCTGTCGGGTTTGACCGGATAGCAGGCATGGAAATTCAGATCGGGCAGATTCTGTTCCGCCTTCACCACACGCAGGCGCTTTTCCGTCAGTTCGCGCCGGATGATCAGCGGCGGAATCGCCGAGATACCGATGCCATCCAGTGTCATGCGGACGATGGTGGAGAGTGATGCATTGCCATACATCCGCAGTGCTGGCATGTCGTGACGCGTCATCATCTCGCGGATCGCGATATAGGGCCTGGTGTTGCGCGGATAGGTGATGATCGGCCAGCGTGCCAGAGTTGAGAGCGGCACCGGCTCGGCGCCCAGATCAAGCGACGGGCTGGCGACCCAGGCCAGTGGATAGCTGGATAAAGCCACATTTTTCATACGTGGTTCGCTGATCGGACCCAGCACGAAAGCGATATCGAGCTGATGCGCCAGCAGGCGTTCGCGCAGCAGTGGCGAAACATCAACTTCGATTTCCAGTGTCAGCGCCGGATAGACCGTGTGCATGCGCTCGATCAGTTTCGACAGCCAGGTATGCACAATGGTTTCGGCCACGCCGAGGCGCACGATGCCACGCATCGCCTTCTTCTCGCGCGCTGCATGCAGCAGGTCGGCATGCAATTGCAGCATGCGTTCGGCATAGGGCAGCAATTCATTGCCCTTCGAGGTGAGCGCGATACCGCGCGGCTCGCGATCGAAGAGTTTCACGCCGAGTTCGGACTCGAGCTGCGCGATACGCTGCGACACGGCCGGCTGCGTGGTGTTGAGCTTGTCGGCGGCGGCGCGGAAGCCGCCGAGATGGGCGACCCAGACGAAAGTTTCGAGATTGCGCAGATCGGCCATTGCTCGCAGCCCAGGGTTTTGCTGTCGGACTATAAGCCGGGCTTATGGGCCCTCGGCAAGGGCCGCGGCGCTGCTCCGGACTTGCCTATGAAACATTCGTATCATTATAAAATATAATAGCATCAATTGTTGCAAACCATCCCGGCCTGCGGTTCAATTACGCCATGCCGGAACTGATATCCGCCGATCCTTCTTTGAGCGACCGTATCGCCCAGGCCTTTCCCAGCCTGCCGCCGCAACTGCAGGCGGCCGCCCGTTTCGTGCTGGAGCATCCGGACGATGTGGCTCTGCTGTCGATGCGCGAGCAGGCGCGCCGCGCCGGCGTACCGCCGGTGACGATGACACGACTGGCGCGGCAACTGGGCTTCGCCGATTACGCTGCCTTCCGCGACCTGCAGGCCACGGCATTGCGTCGACCCAGCCATACGGCTGAATTCAGCCACCGCGCCGGCCGACTGCAGCAGCGCAAGGCGCAGAGCGGCGATGGCGCGCTGGCGACACAGATTGGCTGGGCTACCGCCGAGCATATCGCCGGTAGCCATGACGAAGCGGGCACTGCCGCGCTGATCGCAGCCGCGACGCTCATCGAAACGGCCCGCAAAGTGTATTTCCTGGGCCTGCGCTCCTGCCATGCCGTCGCCTTCCACGCACAATATGTGCATGGCCTGTTTCGCGACAATGGCGTGCTGCTGGATGGCGCCGGTGACACCGGTTTCGACGCGCTGCGCCACGCCGGTCCGGGCGACGTGCTGGTGGTGATCAGTGTCGAGCCCTATACCACGGCGGCAGTCGAGCGTACGGCTTATGCCGCCAGGCTCGGCATGGAGGTGGTAGCCATCACCGACAGCCGCGTGTCGCCGGTGGCAGCCCTTGCCCAGGCCAGCATTCTGGTACCGACCGACACGCCCTCATTCTTCCATGCCATCACGCCGGCCTTTGCCGCCGCCGAAACGCTGATCGCGCTGGTGGCTGCGCGTAGCGGCGAGCAGGCACTGAACGCCATCCGCAATGCCGAGCACCAGCTCGACGCCTTTTCCACCTACTGGTCCCGTCGCCCGCAGCGCAGAAAGCCGAAAGCATGACAAGCCGCATCCTGCATCGCTCGATCACCCACAGCTATCCGGTCGCCGTCGGCGGCGAAGGCATCCGCATCATCGATTCCAACGGGAAGCAGTATATCGACGCCTCGGGCGGTGCTGCGGTGAGCTGTCTCGGCCACGGCCATCCCGACATCACACGCGCCATGCATGAGCAGGCCGACAAGCTGGCGTTTGCCCATACCAGCTTCTTCACCACCGAGCCGGCGGAACGTCTCGCCGACGAGCTGATCGCCCATGCGCCCAAGGGCATCAGCCATGTCTACTACGTCTCTGGCGGGTCTGAAGCCATCGAAGCCGCACTGAAGATGGCGCGGCAGTATCATGTCGAGCGCGGCGAGCCGCAGCGCAAGCATTTCATCGCCCGCCGCCAGAGCTATCACGGCAACACGGTGGGTGCATTGTCGGTCGGCGGCAATGCCTGGCGCCGCCAGCAATTCGCCCCGATGCTGATCGAGGCGCATCATATCGCGCCCTGCTTCGAATACCGCGACCGCCGCCCCGACGAGACGCCAGAAGCCTATGGCACGCGCACCGCCGACGAGCTGGAAGCCAAGATCCTCGAACTCGGCAAGGACAGTGTGATCGCTTTCGTCGCCGAACCGGTGGTGGGCGCGACGCTGGGCGCGGTGACGGCCGCGCCGGGCTATTTCAAACGCATCCGCGAAATCTGCGACAAATACGGCGTGCTGCTGATCCTTGATGAGGTGATGTGCGGCATGGGCCGCACCGGCACGCTGCATGCCGTCGAGCAGGAAGGCATTTCGCCCGATATCATGACCATCGCCAAGGGCCTGGGCGGCGGCTACCAGCCGATCGGCGCCATCCTGCTGGGCCAGCATATTTTCGACTCCTTCAAGAACGGCTCCGGCTTCTTCCAGCATGGCCATACCTATCTTGGCCATCCCATGGCCTGTGCCGCAGCGCTCGCCGTGCAGGAGGTGATCAAGCGCGACAAGCTGCTCGACAACGTGCAGGCGATGGGCGCGCATCTGATGGACCGCCTGCAGGATCGCTTCGGCAATCATCGCCATGTCGGCGACATCCGTGGCCGCGGCCTGTTCCAGGCCATCGAACTGGTGCAGGATCGCGCCAGCAAGGCCACCTTCGATCCGGCCAAAAAACTGAATGCCCGCATCAAGCAGGAAGCCATGGCTCTCGGCCTGATGTGCTATCCGATGGGCGGCACCATCGACGGCAAGCATGGCGACCATGTGCTGCTCGCCCCGCCTTTCATCTGCACCAAATCAGATATCGACCTGATCGTGGAAAAGCTCGGCGAGGCCGTCGATATTTCGCTGAAGAGTGTTGCCTGATGACGCCTGCCATCATCGCCGTCGCCCCGAATGGTGCCCGCAAACTGAAGCCCGACCATCCGGCGGTGCCGCTGAGCGCTGATGAACTCGGCCTCTGCGCCGCGCAGTGCCTGGAGGCCGGCGCCACAATGATCCACCTGCATGTGCGCGAGCCCGGCAGCGGCAAACATTCGCTGGATGCCGATCTCTATCGCGCCGCCATCAGGGCGGTGCGGCGCGAGGCCGGCGATGACCTGATCATCCAAGCCACGTCAGAAGCCGCTGGCGTGTATGACCGCCACCAGCAGATGGCGGCGATGCGCGCCCTGATGCCGGAAGCCTGCAGTCTCGCCGTGCGAGAGATCCTGCCCGATGAGGCGGCAGACAAGGAAGGCAGCGCTTTCCTGACCGAACTCTACAAGGCCGGCGTGATGATGCAGTACATCCTCTACGCCGATACGGATGTGCAGCGGTTTCACGAACTGAAAGCGCGCGGCATCATTCCGGGCGACAAGCATTTCGTGCTGTTCGTGCTCGGCCGCTATACGGCAGGGCAGAAGTCCGAACCGGTCGACCTGCTGCCTTTCCTGCACGACTGGAGCAATACGGATGGCGATTTCGCCGTCTGTGCTTTCGGCGCGAAGGAGTCGGCCTGCGCCTTGACTGCGCTCGGCCTCAACGGCCATGCGCGATTGGGTTTCGAGAACAACATGCTGCTGAGCGACGGCAGCACCGCGCCCGACAATGCGGCCCTGATCCGCCAGACCGTGCAGGCGGCCGGCGTGATGGGTCGCAGCATCGCCGACGTGAAGACGGCGCGGGCGTATCTGGCGGCGCTGCGCTAAGCAGCGCGTTTCAGGCAGCACTCAGCGCGAAATCCGCTTCCGGCACCGGCGACGGCCGGCCGGCAAGTGCCGCCGCGATCACTTCGGCAGACCCGAACGCCAGCGTGAAGCCGAGCGCGCCATGGCCGACATTGAGCAGCAGGTTGTCGATTCCGCTGGCATTGAGGATCGGCAGGCCCTTGGGCGTGGCCGGACGCAAACCCGTCCAGGGCTCCATCTGCTGCCAGGTCGAAGCCTGCGGAAACGTTTCGCGCGCCTGCGCTACGAGCTGGCCCAGCCGGCGCGGATCGATGCTGTCATCGTTGCCGACGATATCGGCCATGCCGGCAACGCGCAGCTTTTCGCCCAGCCGCGCATAGACCACCTTGTAGTCCGTGTCAGTGATCGAGACGCGCGGCGCGGCATCGTCATTGGCGATTGGCAGCGACAGGCTGTAGCCCTTGATCGGATAGATCGGCAGATCGAGGCCGGCCGTGAGTCCGAGCCGCCGACTGGCGACGCCGGCCGCCAGCACATAGGCATCGGCCTCCAGCACCTCGCCAGCGGCGGTTTCCACACCGAGCAGACGCCGGCCGCTGCGCAGCAGGCGCCGCACCTTGGCGCCATAGACGAATTTCACACCGCCGTTGCCGCCTGACAGCAGGCTTTCGATGCCCTGACAAAGGCGGTACGGATCAGCAGCTTCCTCATCGGCCGTATATACGCCGCCGACTATGCGATGTGCGATGCCGTTCAGCGCCGGCTCCAGCCGCAGGCAGGCGTCGCGGTCCAGCACCTCCTGCACGCTGCCGCGCCGGCTCTGATACTCCACCTGTGCCCGCGCGGCCTCAAGGCTGGCCGCACTGCCCTGCACCACCAGCTTGCCCGCCTTGCTCCAGGCGAAATCGAGGCTGCGGATATCCTCTGCGCCATGCAGCACGGCGCGGCTCAGATAGGCCAGGCGCAGCAGCCTGTCAGTAGTGGCGAAGGCCTGTTCGCGCGTGCAGGCCGCCATGAATTTCAGCAGCCAGCGATACTGGAACAGATCGAAGGTGGGGCGGAAGCGCATCGGCGTGTTGCGCCCGAACAGGTATTTCGGCAGATCAAACCAGACGCCGGGACTGGCCAGCGGCGCCACATAGGAATAGCTCAACTGCGCGCCATTGGCGTGGCTGGCACCCTGCGCAGTGGTGGATGCGCGATCGACGATGGTGACGCTGTGGCCGTCGCGCGCGAGACGCCAGGCGGTCGTCATGCCCACCACGCCAGATCCGATCACCACGATATTCATGCGACGCTCCGCATCACTCAACGAATTGGTGCACCGCGAGACAAATGGCCTCGCAGCGGCCAGATCAAACTAGGTGGCCACGACCCGCACTGCCACTGCCGATCCGGCGGTTGCCCATTACATTGCGTTATGCCATGTCTTGCTCAAGTCGCCCTCCTGGCCGGACCCGCCATGCAACTGCGCCACCTTGAAGTCTTTCACGCCATCATGCTCACCGGCACGATCACGGCGGCGGCAAAACTGCTCAACATCTCGCAGCCGGCGGCAACGCGCCTGCTGCTGCGCGCGGAAGACCAGCTCGGCTACAAGCTGTTTGACCGCGTGCGCGGCCGCCTGCTGCCGACGCGCGAGGGTCAGGTGCTGCATGCCGAGAGCGAGCGCATCATCAGCGGACTGGACAACCTGCGCAAACTCTCGCGCAACCTGGGCGCCGCTACCAGCGGACATCTGCGCATCGCTGCCGCACCGGCTTTGTGCGTCGACCTGATCCCGCTGGCGATCACACGCTTCCGGCAGAAACATGCCGATGTCAGTTTCGAGGTCGAAAGCCGGCAATATGCTGATCTGCTTCGCGTGGTGCTGAATCACGAGGTCGATCTCGGCGTCGGCTTCGACATCCAGTCTCATCCCGGCCTCGACATCCAGACGCTGGCACCCGCGCAATTCTACGGCATCTTCCCGAAATCGATGGGAACGCAACTGCCGGCAGCGGTGAAAATCGAATGGTTCCGCAAACATCCCTTTATCGGCCTGCGCAGCGACGATCCGCTCGGTGCCGCCTTCAGCGCCGCGGTGAAACTCTCGGGGGTCGACCTGCAGCCGATCGTCGAGGTCAAGACCAACCAGATCGCCCTGGCGCTGGTCTCGCGCGGCGCGGGCGTGGCGATCGTGGACCAGTATACCGCCGCATCGCTCAACCCGGACCTGGTCGTGGCCCGTCCGCTGTCGCCGCGAATCGATTTCACCGTGCAGACCCTGCGCGCAAAACACCAGCCCGCATCGGTTTTAGCGCGGAAATTCAGCGCTACTCTGGCACTGACCGAGAAAACCATCTCCGGCGTGCTGGGCCCGACGGACAAGACCTATCGGGCTTGACGAAGCGCGCCTAAATTGCCTCCATACCATCAGGTTATGGACATGGCACCGATACGCATGGCAGAAATGCCGTGCGGTTCAGCTATCACAGGGTTAAGGAACTGGCCGGCAGTCGCATCGGGGGGCGGCACCGGCATGGTTGGCGGAGACACTTCGGAGACCGATCCGAAGACAGCCGGCCCGGATCCTTGTCTGTCCCGATACCGCTGGCCCGGGTTTTCACAATCCCTGGACAGCATCTTGAAGTAACGCCTGGCCTGGCCAATCACGGCGGCGGCCATCACGGAGGAGAAGTAATCATGCTGTTTGGAACCAAGCACCTCGCGATCGGTGCTTTCGGCGCGGCCGTTCTGGCTGCCCTGCCCGGCGCCAGCATGGCGCAGCAGAAGTTCGTCACCATCGGCACCGGCGGCGTGACCGGCGTGTACTACGCGGCCGGCGGCGCGATCTGCCGCCTGCTGAACAAGGACCGCAAGGCCCATGGCATCCGTTGCTCGGTCGAATCGACCGGCGGTTCGGGCTACAATATCAACACGATCAAGGCCGGCGAGCTGGATTTCGGCGCCGCCCAGTCTGACGTGCATTATCAGGCCTTCAAGGGCGTTGGCCCGTTCAAGGATGCCGGCGAGTTCAAGGATCTGCGCTCGGTCTTCTCGATCCATCCGGAGCCGTTCACGGTGCTGGCCCGCAAGGAAGCCAACATCACCAAGTTTGAAGACTTCAAGGGTAAGCGTTTCAACGTCGGTAATCCGGGTTCGGGTACCCGCGGCTCGATGGAGCAGCTGCTTGCCACGATGGGCTGGAAGCTGACCGACTTCTCGCTCGCCTCCGAGCTGAAGGCTGACGAACACGGCCCCGCGCTGTGCGACAACAAGATCGACGGCTTCTTCTACGGCGTCGGCCACCCCTCGGCCAACATCCAGGACCCGACCACCACCTGCGGCGCCAAGCTGGTTTCGCTGACCGGCCCGGCCGTCGACAAGCTGGTGGCCGAGAATTCCTACTTCGCCAAGGCCACGATCCCGGCCGGCCTGTACAACAACAACCCGCAGGCGACGCAGACCTATGGCGTGCTCGCCACCATCGTCAGCTCGACCAAGGTTGACACTGAAACGGTCTATCAGCTGGTGAAGGCGGTTTACGAGAACTTCGACGAATTCAAGAAGCTGCACCCGGCTTTCGCCAACCTGGACCAGAAGGCGATGATCAAGGACGGCAACTCGGCCCCGCTGCATGACGGCGCCGTGAAGTACTACAAGGAAAAGGGCCTGATGTAAGGCCTCCGCAGCGATGCGCAGCCGGCCCGTTTTCAGGAACGGGCCGGCTTTTTTTTAAGTAGAAGACCTTTCGAATTTTCCGGGGGACTGCAATGACTACCACCGCAAACCGGCCCGCCACCGAGCAGGAACTGCAGGAACTCGTCAAGGAAGCCGATCTCGGCGGCCGCGATCCGCAGGGTCTGGTCGCGAAGATCATCCTGATCGTCGCCGTCGCCTGGTCGGTCTTCCAGGTCTGGTACGCCTCGCCGCTGCCCTTCGTGTTCGGCGTCTTCATCCTGAACGACACCGAAGCCCGCGCGATCCATCTCGGTTTCTCGGTCTTCCTGGCTTTTACCTGCTATCCGGCGTTCAAACGCTCGCCACGCCGCTACATTCCAATTGCCGATTGGGTATTTGCCATCGCCGGCGCATTCGCCGCGTCCTACCTCTTCCTGTTCTATCGCGATCTGGCGCTGCGGCCGGGCCAGCCGACCTGGTATGACCTGGTCGCCTCGGGCGTAGGCCTGCTGCTGCTGCTGGAGGCTACGCGCCGCTCGCTCGGCCCGCCGATGGTGATCGTGGCCGCGGTTTTCATCACCTTCACCTTCGCCGGCCCCTGGATGCCGGATGTGATCCAGCACAAGGGCGCCTCGCTCACCAAGTTCCTGCAGCATCAGTGGCTGACCACTGAAGGCGTGTTCGGTGTCGCGCTTGGCGTCTCCGCCGGCTTCGTCTTCCTCTTCGTGCTGTTCGGCTCGCTGCTGGAAAAGGCCGGCGGCGGCAACTGGATGATGCAGATTTCCGTCGCCCTGCTCGGCCATCTGCGTGGCGGTCCCGCCAAGGTGGCCGTGGTCTCTTCGGCGCTGAACGGCGTTGTCTCGGGCTCATCGGTCTCCAACGTCGTCTCGGGCGGCATCTTCACCATCCCGATGATGAAGCGGACCGGCCTGTCCGGCGTTAAGGCCGGTGCCATCGAAACCGCCTCCTCGGTCAACGGCCAGATCATGCCGCCAGTGATGGGGGCAGCCGCCTTCCTGATGACCGAATATGTCGGCCTGCCCTATTCCGACATCGTCAAACACGCCTTCCTGCCAGCGGTGATTTCCTACATCGCGCTGTTCTACATCGTCGATATCGAAGCGCAGATCATCAACGCCAAGCCGCTGGAACGTGCCATAAAGCGCCCGCGCGGCGAATTCTGGCTGCGCCAGTTGCTCGGCTGGAGCGGCACGGTCGCCTTCATCTGCGGCCTGTACTATGTCGTACTCGGCATCCAGGCCGTGTTCGGCGTCGCCGCGCCCTGGCTGCTCGCCATCGGCGGCATCGGCCTGTATCTGGTCTCGCTGTGGTATGCTGCCAGGTTCCCGGATCTGGAACTCGACGATGCCAGCAACCCAGACCTCAAGATTCCCGAAGCCTGGGCGGTGGCACGCACCGGCCTGCATTTCACCCTGCCGATCATCGTGCTGCTGTGGTGCCTGATGGTGGAAGAAATGTCGCCCGGCCTGTCGGCTTTCTGGGCGACCGCCTCGGTGATGGCGATCGTGGTGACGCAGCGGCCGATCATCGCCTTCTTCCGTGGCAGCCGTGAATTCTCGGCGACCGTGAAGCAGGGCCTGCTCGACCTGGTTGACGGCCTCAACCTCGGCGCCCGCAACATGATCGGCATCGGCATCGCCACCGCCACTGCCGGCATCATCGTCGGCACCGTGACGCTGACCGGCATGGGCCTGATGATGACCGACTTTGTCGAATTCCTGTCGGGCGGCAATGTCATGATCATGCTGTTCCTGACTGCCTTCATCTGCCTGATTCTGGGCATGGGCATCCCGACCACGGCGAACTACATCCTGGTCGCCACCCTGA includes:
- a CDS encoding TRAP transporter substrate-binding protein, with the protein product MKSMIKTLALAGAVAMGLSGMALAQDLPKTPLKVVGAWGNLTQYKEYEQPFWTKEISEKSKGAVTAEITPFNEMGLKGAEIFRLMRLGVIDFGSTVLGYVAADDARNEAVDLAGLSPDVEMARKVSDAYKPVYDKFYRERFGVQVLGIWPYSAQVLFCNGDIKGLADLKGKKVRTGNRTLAEFVEAFGGTGVTLAFNEVVPALQNKVVDCAITGTLSGNSAKWYEVATHIYALPLGWSHVMHGVNVKTWDRLDPKVKSFLQSEIKGLEDRIWKAAAEETQQGYDCNAGKDNCKLGSKAKMTVVPVTDADKALLKKAMAETVVPKWAARCTGDCVPAWNDSIGKIVGITAKAN
- a CDS encoding putative hydro-lyase; translation: MNAMASGKIYGSGREARLAIRSGEHRGQTAGIAPGFVQGNLAILPKALADDFFRFCQFNPKPCPLIGASEPGDPRIPALAEDLDIRTDLPLYRVWRDGKLVEEVPDLKAVWRDDLVAFLIGCSFSFEEALVEDGIDLRHISAGTNVPMYRTNIDTVPAGPFHGPLVVSMRPLKPADAIRAVQITSRFPAVHGAPVHLGKPELLGIKDIAKPDYGDPVEVKADELPVFWACGVTPQSVIATVKPDFCITHAPGHMLVTDLKNSRLAIL
- a CDS encoding LysR family transcriptional regulator, which codes for MADLRNLETFVWVAHLGGFRAAADKLNTTQPAVSQRIAQLESELGVKLFDREPRGIALTSKGNELLPYAERMLQLHADLLHAAREKKAMRGIVRLGVAETIVHTWLSKLIERMHTVYPALTLEIEVDVSPLLRERLLAHQLDIAFVLGPISEPRMKNVALSSYPLAWVASPSLDLGAEPVPLSTLARWPIITYPRNTRPYIAIREMMTRHDMPALRMYGNASLSTIVRMTLDGIGISAIPPLIIRRELTEKRLRVVKAEQNLPDLNFHACYPVKPDSYLAEAVTEIAREMAQAEARRREKRQK
- a CDS encoding MurR/RpiR family transcriptional regulator, with translation MSDRIAQAFPSLPPQLQAAARFVLEHPDDVALLSMREQARRAGVPPVTMTRLARQLGFADYAAFRDLQATALRRPSHTAEFSHRAGRLQQRKAQSGDGALATQIGWATAEHIAGSHDEAGTAALIAAATLIETARKVYFLGLRSCHAVAFHAQYVHGLFRDNGVLLDGAGDTGFDALRHAGPGDVLVVISVEPYTTAAVERTAYAARLGMEVVAITDSRVSPVAALAQASILVPTDTPSFFHAITPAFAAAETLIALVAARSGEQALNAIRNAEHQLDAFSTYWSRRPQRRKPKA
- a CDS encoding aspartate aminotransferase family protein, producing MTSRILHRSITHSYPVAVGGEGIRIIDSNGKQYIDASGGAAVSCLGHGHPDITRAMHEQADKLAFAHTSFFTTEPAERLADELIAHAPKGISHVYYVSGGSEAIEAALKMARQYHVERGEPQRKHFIARRQSYHGNTVGALSVGGNAWRRQQFAPMLIEAHHIAPCFEYRDRRPDETPEAYGTRTADELEAKILELGKDSVIAFVAEPVVGATLGAVTAAPGYFKRIREICDKYGVLLILDEVMCGMGRTGTLHAVEQEGISPDIMTIAKGLGGGYQPIGAILLGQHIFDSFKNGSGFFQHGHTYLGHPMACAAALAVQEVIKRDKLLDNVQAMGAHLMDRLQDRFGNHRHVGDIRGRGLFQAIELVQDRASKATFDPAKKLNARIKQEAMALGLMCYPMGGTIDGKHGDHVLLAPPFICTKSDIDLIVEKLGEAVDISLKSVA
- a CDS encoding 3-keto-5-aminohexanoate cleavage protein, translated to MTPAIIAVAPNGARKLKPDHPAVPLSADELGLCAAQCLEAGATMIHLHVREPGSGKHSLDADLYRAAIRAVRREAGDDLIIQATSEAAGVYDRHQQMAAMRALMPEACSLAVREILPDEAADKEGSAFLTELYKAGVMMQYILYADTDVQRFHELKARGIIPGDKHFVLFVLGRYTAGQKSEPVDLLPFLHDWSNTDGDFAVCAFGAKESACALTALGLNGHARLGFENNMLLSDGSTAPDNAALIRQTVQAAGVMGRSIADVKTARAYLAALR
- a CDS encoding D-amino acid dehydrogenase, giving the protein MNIVVIGSGVVGMTTAWRLARDGHSVTIVDRASTTAQGASHANGAQLSYSYVAPLASPGVWFDLPKYLFGRNTPMRFRPTFDLFQYRWLLKFMAACTREQAFATTDRLLRLAYLSRAVLHGAEDIRSLDFAWSKAGKLVVQGSAASLEAARAQVEYQSRRGSVQEVLDRDACLRLEPALNGIAHRIVGGVYTADEEAADPYRLCQGIESLLSGGNGGVKFVYGAKVRRLLRSGRRLLGVETAAGEVLEADAYVLAAGVASRRLGLTAGLDLPIYPIKGYSLSLPIANDDAAPRVSITDTDYKVVYARLGEKLRVAGMADIVGNDDSIDPRRLGQLVAQARETFPQASTWQQMEPWTGLRPATPKGLPILNASGIDNLLLNVGHGALGFTLAFGSAEVIAAALAGRPSPVPEADFALSAA
- a CDS encoding LysR family transcriptional regulator, with translation MQLRHLEVFHAIMLTGTITAAAKLLNISQPAATRLLLRAEDQLGYKLFDRVRGRLLPTREGQVLHAESERIISGLDNLRKLSRNLGAATSGHLRIAAAPALCVDLIPLAITRFRQKHADVSFEVESRQYADLLRVVLNHEVDLGVGFDIQSHPGLDIQTLAPAQFYGIFPKSMGTQLPAAVKIEWFRKHPFIGLRSDDPLGAAFSAAVKLSGVDLQPIVEVKTNQIALALVSRGAGVAIVDQYTAASLNPDLVVARPLSPRIDFTVQTLRAKHQPASVLARKFSATLALTEKTISGVLGPTDKTYRA
- a CDS encoding TAXI family TRAP transporter solute-binding subunit, with protein sequence MLFGTKHLAIGAFGAAVLAALPGASMAQQKFVTIGTGGVTGVYYAAGGAICRLLNKDRKAHGIRCSVESTGGSGYNINTIKAGELDFGAAQSDVHYQAFKGVGPFKDAGEFKDLRSVFSIHPEPFTVLARKEANITKFEDFKGKRFNVGNPGSGTRGSMEQLLATMGWKLTDFSLASELKADEHGPALCDNKIDGFFYGVGHPSANIQDPTTTCGAKLVSLTGPAVDKLVAENSYFAKATIPAGLYNNNPQATQTYGVLATIVSSTKVDTETVYQLVKAVYENFDEFKKLHPAFANLDQKAMIKDGNSAPLHDGAVKYYKEKGLM
- a CDS encoding TRAP transporter permease is translated as MTTTANRPATEQELQELVKEADLGGRDPQGLVAKIILIVAVAWSVFQVWYASPLPFVFGVFILNDTEARAIHLGFSVFLAFTCYPAFKRSPRRYIPIADWVFAIAGAFAASYLFLFYRDLALRPGQPTWYDLVASGVGLLLLLEATRRSLGPPMVIVAAVFITFTFAGPWMPDVIQHKGASLTKFLQHQWLTTEGVFGVALGVSAGFVFLFVLFGSLLEKAGGGNWMMQISVALLGHLRGGPAKVAVVSSALNGVVSGSSVSNVVSGGIFTIPMMKRTGLSGVKAGAIETASSVNGQIMPPVMGAAAFLMTEYVGLPYSDIVKHAFLPAVISYIALFYIVDIEAQIINAKPLERAIKRPRGEFWLRQLLGWSGTVAFICGLYYVVLGIQAVFGVAAPWLLAIGGIGLYLVSLWYAARFPDLELDDASNPDLKIPEAWAVARTGLHFTLPIIVLLWCLMVEEMSPGLSAFWATASVMAIVVTQRPIIAFFRGSREFSATVKQGLLDLVDGLNLGARNMIGIGIATATAGIIVGTVTLTGMGLMMTDFVEFLSGGNVMIMLFLTAFICLILGMGIPTTANYILVATLMAPVIVELGAQAGLAIPLIAVHMFVFYFGIMADVTPPVGLASFAAAAISGEDPIKTGLQGTIYSMRTAVLPFVFIFNPQLLLIDIDHAAEAVLVIGISTIAILLFAAGTMGWFLTRSKLWESALLLLICFAMFRPGFFMDKLYEPYVQAPAAQIYDIAGRLPDDGRILLVVAGTTLEGEDVTKTISLPVGLPGDGRKRLADAGLTLVPMGDKMQIGAIKFGSGAKRVGLEGGFTVEHVLLPADRPSKHLVYIPAFILLAGIVMLQLRRRKTAKLAVA